The following proteins are co-located in the Pedobacter sp. FW305-3-2-15-E-R2A2 genome:
- a CDS encoding penicillin-binding protein activator LpoB, translated as MQFKKIIAIAAIAVSGMMVISSCSRQVTRVNTDESIDISGNWNNTDSRLVAQEMTQTILGGKWLPNHLEGKQGKKPVVVVGAVNNKSHEHIDAETFVKDVEQSFIQSDRVRLVQGGKKREELRAEKADQQDNSSVSTMKKFGLENGADYILQGSINSIVDSHKRKKVVYYQVNLELTNIQTNEVVWIGDKKIAKYVKN; from the coding sequence ATGCAGTTTAAAAAAATAATAGCAATTGCAGCTATTGCAGTTTCTGGGATGATGGTCATCAGCTCATGCTCCAGACAAGTGACACGTGTAAATACAGACGAATCGATCGACATAAGTGGAAACTGGAACAATACAGATTCAAGACTGGTTGCACAGGAAATGACGCAAACGATTCTTGGCGGAAAATGGTTGCCTAACCATTTGGAAGGCAAACAAGGAAAGAAACCAGTGGTAGTGGTTGGTGCAGTAAACAATAAAAGCCATGAGCACATCGATGCGGAGACTTTTGTTAAAGACGTAGAACAATCTTTTATCCAAAGTGATCGCGTGAGATTGGTGCAAGGGGGTAAAAAAAGAGAAGAATTACGCGCGGAAAAAGCAGATCAGCAAGACAATTCTTCTGTATCTACCATGAAGAAATTCGGATTGGAAAACGGCGCTGATTACATCCTTCAGGGATCTATCAACTCTATTGTAGATTCACACAAAAGGAAAAAGGTCGTTTATTATCAGGTAAACCTGGAACTGACCAATATTCAAACCAATGAAGTGGTTTGGATAGGAGACAAAAAAATTGCTAAATACGTTAAAAATTAG
- a CDS encoding TlpA disulfide reductase family protein, producing MRKIFKKSNVVNGVFVILMLVVLFVPSAKAIMIQGLMEIGLFRPDTTAAPRALLPANGLAGIRFKNASGTVLDLGDLKGKVVFLNFWATWCPPCLAEMPSVNKLYQQFKDDKEVVFILVDADSDFGKAQKYMDRKGYQLPIFAAASSIPESLFSGALPTTIVFDKEGRVSYHESGAANYANTKFIEFIKKLKGN from the coding sequence ATGAGAAAGATATTCAAAAAGAGTAATGTGGTTAACGGAGTGTTCGTAATTTTGATGTTGGTCGTTCTTTTTGTTCCATCAGCGAAAGCAATCATGATTCAGGGCTTAATGGAAATAGGCCTTTTTAGACCGGATACCACTGCAGCACCAAGAGCGTTGCTGCCTGCGAATGGCTTAGCTGGAATTCGTTTTAAGAATGCTTCCGGAACAGTACTCGACCTGGGAGATTTAAAAGGTAAAGTGGTTTTCCTGAATTTTTGGGCAACCTGGTGTCCTCCCTGCCTGGCCGAAATGCCTTCCGTAAACAAATTGTACCAGCAATTTAAGGACGATAAAGAAGTCGTTTTTATTCTCGTAGATGCCGATAGTGATTTTGGGAAGGCTCAAAAATACATGGACAGGAAAGGGTATCAGCTCCCTATTTTCGCCGCTGCAAGCAGTATCCCTGAAAGTCTTTTTTCCGGAGCATTGCCTACAACCATCGTTTTTGATAAGGAAGGGCGCGTTTCTTACCATGAATCCGGAGCAGCGAACTATGCAAATACCAAATTCATCGAATTTATTAAGAAATTAAAGGGGAATTGA
- a CDS encoding S9 family peptidase translates to MIKKTIPGLLLLGVALSCTNKDNKMETYKWPDAAAPVAEIKPFVRTLHGDTVTDNYYWMIDYFKKGKDSTKVVDYLTAENKYLDTMMSGTKTLQADLFKELKGRIKEKDESVPVFKNGYYYYTRNEEGKQYAKYCRKKGTLDAKEEILLDMDEEAKGLPYYQATGFSISPDNKMMAFAVDKVSRRQYVIHIKNLETGEVVKDAISNTQGDPVWAMDNKTIFYTSKNEVTLLSEKIKKHQLNSDAKQDVTVYEEKDKSNYIGVGKSKSGKYIFIYSQATLSNEIKMLDASTPDQPFKSFQPRQKDMLYEAIPLDDKFLILTNWNAKNFRLMECPLDKTGRENWKEVIPHRKDVLLEEVDEFKTHIVVTERKNGLTQLRVRAIGGPEHNIAFEEPTYTAMVGANPDYDSKTLRYIYTSLTTPSSTYDYNMDTKAKKLMKQQEVVGGYNKDDYTSERLYATAKDGTKVPISLVYKKGLKKDGKAPLLLYAYGSYGSSTDPTFNSSRLSLLDRGFVYAIAHIRGGQEMGRQWYEDGKLMKKMNTFTDFIDCGKYLIDEKFTGKEHLYAQGGSAGGLLMGAIINLAPDMWHGVIAQVPFVDVINTMLDESIPLTTNEFDEWGNPKQKAAYDYMKSYSPYENIEKKAYPNMLVTTGLHDSQVQYFEPAKWVAKLRATKTDKNILLLKTNMDFGHGGASGRFDYLKDVALNYSFLFALEGISK, encoded by the coding sequence ATGATAAAAAAAACTATCCCCGGATTACTGCTACTAGGTGTAGCTTTGTCCTGTACAAACAAAGACAATAAAATGGAAACCTATAAATGGCCGGATGCCGCAGCGCCTGTCGCGGAGATAAAACCTTTCGTCAGAACCCTGCACGGGGATACAGTAACAGACAACTACTACTGGATGATTGACTATTTTAAAAAAGGAAAAGACAGTACCAAAGTCGTAGACTATCTGACCGCAGAAAACAAATACCTGGACACAATGATGAGCGGAACAAAAACGCTTCAGGCAGATTTGTTCAAAGAACTTAAAGGCAGGATCAAGGAAAAAGATGAATCTGTTCCGGTTTTCAAAAACGGATATTATTACTATACCCGAAATGAAGAAGGAAAACAATACGCCAAATACTGCCGGAAAAAGGGTACACTGGATGCCAAAGAAGAAATATTATTAGATATGGACGAAGAGGCAAAAGGCCTGCCTTATTATCAGGCCACAGGCTTCTCCATTAGTCCGGACAATAAGATGATGGCTTTTGCGGTGGATAAAGTTTCCAGACGCCAATATGTAATTCACATTAAAAATCTGGAAACCGGAGAAGTGGTTAAAGATGCGATTTCCAATACTCAGGGCGATCCCGTTTGGGCAATGGACAATAAAACAATCTTCTATACCTCCAAGAATGAAGTAACGCTATTGAGTGAAAAAATAAAGAAACACCAATTAAATAGTGATGCGAAACAGGATGTAACGGTGTATGAGGAGAAAGACAAGTCTAATTATATTGGTGTTGGGAAATCAAAATCCGGAAAATACATTTTCATCTATTCTCAGGCGACACTTTCTAATGAGATTAAAATGCTGGATGCCAGCACACCTGATCAACCGTTCAAATCTTTTCAGCCAAGACAAAAGGACATGTTATATGAAGCGATTCCTTTGGATGATAAGTTCCTGATTCTGACCAATTGGAATGCCAAAAATTTCCGTCTGATGGAATGTCCTTTGGATAAAACCGGTAGAGAAAACTGGAAAGAAGTGATTCCTCACCGTAAAGACGTTTTGCTGGAAGAAGTAGATGAGTTCAAAACTCATATTGTGGTTACCGAGCGTAAAAATGGACTTACTCAGCTTCGCGTTCGTGCAATCGGTGGCCCGGAACATAACATTGCCTTTGAAGAACCGACTTACACGGCTATGGTCGGTGCAAATCCAGATTATGACAGCAAGACACTTCGTTATATTTATACTTCATTGACCACCCCTTCCTCAACCTACGACTATAACATGGATACGAAGGCAAAAAAACTGATGAAACAACAGGAAGTTGTTGGAGGATACAATAAGGACGATTATACCTCAGAAAGGCTTTATGCGACCGCAAAAGACGGAACGAAGGTTCCGATTTCATTGGTCTATAAAAAAGGGCTTAAAAAGGATGGAAAAGCACCACTATTGCTTTACGCATACGGTTCTTATGGCTCCAGTACTGATCCAACGTTCAACAGCAGCAGGTTAAGTCTTTTAGACCGTGGTTTTGTTTATGCGATTGCACATATCCGCGGCGGACAGGAAATGGGCCGCCAATGGTATGAAGACGGAAAGCTCATGAAGAAGATGAATACTTTTACTGATTTTATTGATTGTGGGAAATACCTGATCGACGAGAAATTTACAGGAAAAGAACATCTATATGCTCAGGGTGGAAGCGCAGGCGGACTGCTGATGGGTGCAATTATCAATCTTGCTCCTGACATGTGGCATGGTGTTATTGCACAGGTTCCATTTGTGGACGTGATCAATACCATGCTGGATGAAAGCATTCCACTTACGACAAATGAATTTGATGAATGGGGAAATCCTAAACAAAAAGCGGCTTATGATTATATGAAGAGCTATTCTCCGTATGAGAACATCGAAAAGAAAGCTTATCCGAATATGTTGGTTACAACAGGCCTTCATGATAGTCAGGTTCAGTATTTCGAGCCGGCTAAATGGGTAGCTAAACTGAGGGCAACCAAGACGGATAAGAATATCCTGTTGCTAAAAACAAACATGGACTTTGGCCACGGCGGAGCTTCGGGTCGTTTTGATTACCTGAAAGATGTTGCTTTAAATTATTCCTTCCTTTTTGCGCTGGAAGGTATCAGCAAATAG
- a CDS encoding tail fiber domain-containing protein — MKTLENYIPMKAIYTFCLILCMASYSASAQVKVIGAVEPNDLSDKYPTHNEIYGKGGFRSVTSNTERDNITPARRSVGMLVYSILEEKFYQLKGGLLNTNWVETQMGGGGSTGTLAIEKGGTGAITAESARTNLGLGTLAVQNKDAVEITKGAIDGTLIGNSSPAQGKFTTLDVNSELTVTGQVIVNGDIKASGDVTANSDVRLKKNIVTIPPVSESLRRLHAVSYDRNDMELHQIGFIAQNVQEFFPSLIKTDNDQRKTLSLNYQSMTVPLLKGWQEHDEEIVSQQRELKTLKAELEELKKTVAELKALLKDKK; from the coding sequence ATGAAGACTTTAGAAAATTATATCCCAATGAAAGCGATTTATACATTTTGTTTGATCCTTTGCATGGCCTCCTATTCGGCCAGCGCACAAGTGAAAGTAATCGGCGCAGTGGAGCCAAATGACCTTAGCGATAAATATCCTACCCACAATGAGATTTATGGAAAGGGGGGCTTCAGGTCTGTGACCAGCAATACCGAAAGAGACAACATTACCCCTGCCAGAAGAAGTGTAGGAATGTTGGTCTACTCCATTCTGGAAGAGAAATTCTATCAATTGAAGGGTGGCCTGCTCAATACCAACTGGGTGGAGACACAAATGGGTGGAGGTGGCAGTACCGGAACACTGGCGATAGAAAAAGGTGGTACTGGTGCGATCACGGCCGAATCGGCGAGAACTAATCTGGGGCTGGGTACTTTAGCAGTTCAGAATAAAGATGCAGTGGAAATTACCAAAGGGGCTATTGATGGTACCCTGATCGGAAATTCGAGTCCGGCGCAAGGGAAGTTTACCACGCTGGATGTAAACTCAGAACTGACAGTAACAGGCCAGGTGATCGTTAACGGAGACATTAAGGCTTCAGGAGATGTGACGGCGAATTCGGATGTCCGGTTGAAGAAAAACATTGTCACCATTCCCCCGGTTTCTGAGAGCCTGAGAAGGCTGCATGCAGTATCTTACGATCGTAACGATATGGAATTACACCAGATTGGCTTCATAGCCCAGAATGTTCAGGAGTTTTTTCCTTCCCTGATCAAAACAGATAACGACCAGCGGAAAACACTTTCCCTGAACTACCAATCGATGACGGTGCCTTTATTGAAAGGCTGGCAGGAACACGATGAAGAGATTGTGAGCCAGCAAAGGGAACTGAAGACCCTGAAAGCTGAACTGGAAGAGTTGAAGAAAACAGTAGCAGAACTGAAAGCTCTTTTAAAGGACAAGAAGTAA